The proteins below come from a single Brevundimonas sp. LM2 genomic window:
- a CDS encoding ABC transporter permease, translating to MILPMVGIVVFILVWALTAPMAKTSLGALPGPVAVAAQGVSLAEEWQAAQSEKAAFYAAQAARNAALETAGRGGEAQDFRYSGSPSFIDQIFTSLFTVAFGFGLASLVAVPLGLVCGLSKGFNAAFNPLVQIFKPISPLAWLPIVTMVVSATMTSPDPMLPKSFVISAVVVMLCSLWPTLINTAVGAASIDKDLLNVGRVLRLTPFARLRRLILPSALPYIFTGMRLSLGVGWMVLIAAEMLAQNPGLGKFVWDEFQNGSEQSLARIMFAVIVIGVIGFLLDRLMMALQSLASRNHET from the coding sequence GTGATCCTGCCGATGGTGGGGATCGTGGTCTTCATCCTGGTGTGGGCGCTGACCGCGCCGATGGCCAAAACGTCGCTCGGAGCCCTGCCGGGACCGGTCGCGGTGGCCGCCCAGGGGGTGTCCTTGGCGGAGGAATGGCAGGCGGCACAGTCCGAAAAAGCCGCCTTCTATGCCGCCCAGGCGGCGCGCAATGCCGCGCTGGAGACGGCCGGGCGGGGGGGCGAAGCGCAGGATTTCCGATATTCGGGCTCGCCCAGCTTCATCGATCAGATCTTCACCTCATTGTTCACCGTCGCCTTCGGCTTCGGCCTGGCCTCTCTGGTGGCCGTGCCGCTGGGGCTGGTCTGTGGTTTGTCGAAAGGGTTCAACGCTGCCTTCAATCCCCTGGTGCAGATCTTCAAGCCGATCAGTCCGTTGGCCTGGCTGCCGATCGTGACCATGGTGGTGTCGGCGACGATGACCAGCCCCGACCCGATGCTGCCCAAGAGCTTCGTCATCTCGGCCGTTGTGGTGATGCTGTGCTCCCTGTGGCCGACGCTGATCAATACGGCGGTGGGCGCGGCCTCGATCGACAAGGACCTGCTGAATGTCGGCCGGGTGCTGAGGCTCACGCCGTTCGCGCGGCTGCGGCGACTGATCCTGCCCTCGGCCCTGCCCTATATCTTCACCGGGATGCGGCTGTCCCTGGGTGTGGGCTGGATGGTGCTGATCGCGGCCGAGATGCTGGCCCAGAACCCGGGTCTGGGAAAGTTCGTCTGGGACGAGTTCCAGAACGGCAGTGAACAGTCCCTGGCGCGGATCATGTTCGCGGTCATCGTCATCGGCGTGATCGGCTTTCTGCTGGACCGTCTGATGATGGCGCTGCAGTCCCTGGCCTCGCGGAACCACGAGACATGA